Within Anopheles nili chromosome 3, idAnoNiliSN_F5_01, whole genome shotgun sequence, the genomic segment CCATAAATGATAGACTTCAAGGCCATAAAtgataggctatgcaccctgccCACGCAAGGAAAATTCTTCAATATTAGCCTattaaacgttcacgcccctaccgaagacaagGATGAAGAGAAGAAGGACCTTTTTACGGCCACCTCGCAAAAACCATAAACCAGTGCCCAAAGCATAGCCTCAAAATCATCATGGGGAACTTCAATGCAAAGGTCGGTAGCGTATGTAGAGTaatgtaccgccaatacattggtaatcacagtctacatgagcacagtaatgacaatggtaacagattggtccaacttgcagcagcaagtgatctggttgtgggaagtacgaAGTTCGCGCGTCAGGACATCCATAAAGTCACTTAGGTGTCCCCAGATGCAGCCATTTCCAACTAGAAAGACCACGTTTTGATAGGCctccgaagacagtcgagtcTGTTAAACGTTAGAACTTAcagattccgatcactatttggttggcttagtggtacgttgcagaatcgcccgttcCCACGCTAACGGGGATGAGAGAAAAATTTCAAGACCGGTTCAACACGGGCTCCCGAAAGGGcactaaagtccaacaggcattcgaatccacTTTAAGAGAGTCTCTATTATCAGCAACTCCATACAATACTAAGAGCGAACGGTGTAACGCTCTAAAAACTAAGATtgtgaactgtgcaaaatccataCTACCACGTCgcggcaacaccaaatctggctggtgcgacgacgaatgtagacttgtgacggaacgtaagaactgcgcatcgAATACACGATTCCTAAATgtaaaatcaaccgctgaccagattttGCCAATGCGACAGAACTTGAATAAAATAACGGAGTAGCAGTTGAAATCAGTCCATCTCTTCATAAATTTCAAAGCCGCATATAACAGTAAcaaggcaaaaaccaaaatgatggtggcaccgtcagcaaCCTTGCTAAAAATACTAATGTGAATCTACGCAAAGGTgatgtacagataggtgagcgaacctttgaagtcgttcAAAACTTCATCTATCTAGGGttaaaagtcagcaccaacaatAGCATTGGAGTTGAactacgcgcaagggtgctggcagccagcCAACCATACTACAGCCCGAGGAAACTTTttcactcaaaatacctgtcgtgACGGCAGAATCTgaaactatataaaacattcatagttccagtactcacatactcctctgagacatggaccttgtgcAAAGCTGACCAAACCCTGTTAgtcgcgttcgagaggaagatgctcaaaaggattttttgtcccgtatgtgtggaaggataATGGAGGAACCGACACAATGACTATGATGGTGTGGGTTTAATGATTGACAGACCGTTGGTGATATTTGTCGATCGACGGGATAATTTCTTCCTACtaaatgttcttcgtttcgGTTCTTAGTTTAGTATTTATTTGAGCTAATCTTACTTGTTCTTGTCGATGAGTGTTGAGTTTTTTATTCGGACTGTCTGATGTAGCATGGTTGGGGCTGGCTGAGAGTGGTTGAATGAATCTGGCGTTTACTGTTTAACTGAATGTTTTTAAAGTAATTTTTTTGTGCCTGTTGGACCCTGGGCTCTTCTTATTTCGAGAGTTTCTCTATTTGTTATTGTATTGATGGTTTGGACCTCATCTAGGCAGAAAGGGCATTAAAGATGAATGTAGCCACGACACAAAATCTCTCAAATTAAATCAAAGAAGTAGAAGGGGCAATCTCTGTCTAAGGTGCTGTGAGCTTCTCCACATTCTAGGCAGTTCGGTACCGATTGGCATATTCCATGATAGGCACTCGAGCAATTGGCACATCTTTTATCATCTTTGCAGAATTTTTTGGTGTGTCCCAGTCTGAAGCAATTGATGCATTTCACTCTACGGGGCACTGAATTTTTTCATCAGACGTGTGACGAACAGACCAAACTGTAAATTATACTTTGTGTACATTGACCCTATTCAATTTTACAATTGTCGTATATAAATGCTGATCGGCCATATCTCACAGAACAGTAATCTAAGCTGCCATATCGAACAAATTGTTCTGAACGTATTGCGACTGTAATTTGTCATACACTGAGAAAAGTTGACTTCtaatcttaaaaaaaacatgaattcTAACAGCACTGAACAAAATTGCTTTCTTAATATTTCTAATAtaaatgacgatgatgatgacgaaatTTGTATACTATTTTATGGAACGAATGACAGGCGCCTACGCAATATTCATACCGTACAAGCATATGCGCGCGGCACTTATACATATCAAGGGTTTGACTTCTAAACAACCAAACATTTCTGTCTCATTAATGAAGCAATAGTGGCACTTGTTTCAGATATTCACGTCTTATGAACCTTTACACGACAAATAGAAGGTTTTCCTTGGGCTCCTGTCAAACACTCTGCTCAAAATGGGTCTTCAATGAGATATTAGAGCAGTAAAATAAAGCGTAATAAAAGTGTAATCACAGTTTGAAATACGTTATACGGTAAATTAAAAGATGATGATGTTTGTTGATTTAACAAAATTTctgaaaacaaatattcaaGGATGATGATAAACACTGCTGAAAATTTTGGAACACCATAGCACACTAAGCGGTATGGACAACGTGGAGCACCGGATCTCCGAACAGAAGCTACGCTTGCAAAAAGGCAAGGAACGTACCGGCTTCATAAACGTTTCACCAACAGTGCTTCATTGGAGCGCTCTTCAGAGTCGGAACGAGTTTTGAACGCGCCGGTAACCTATAGCGACAGAAACGTCAATCGGGGCCTGGGTCTGGCGCGAACTGACTCTCGCGTGATTCTGGTACCATCATTCGTCGGAAGCGATCGATATTTGTGCGCTAAAGTATCAGAAGAAATTCCGACACCAAATTCAAATTAGCAGCTGCATGAAACAGTGCGCAAGTGCACGATGCACGGTCTATGTGGTAAATCGCATGGTAATTCACACCCCGGGTATGAAGGATGGCTCATATACCGTCAATAACGGACgaagaataaataattaacaatAACGGACGAacgataaataataataaataataaatcaatatcGGACgaacaataaataataatttcaataaatcGAAAGGGCAGTCTGATATGGTTAGCTACTGCACAATCTATGACTATATTTGCTAAACAGCGATTTTGCGCTCGAAAAGGTGTAAATCGCACTTTCACGTGTGATCTTGGTGAAACGCAACGCACCTTTCAGACTCTTTATAAGTTTGAAACAGCGTTTCGCTGATTTGCCCAAGCCCAATCAAGAGATCAAATGATCGAATGAGTGAAACAGAAACCAagtataaaaagaaaatcatcaacgtacaaaaacgaaataaagaaTTCCCACTAAAGTTTGCAATAATGAAAGCTCTCGTGGACGCATTAAGCGCAAAGAATATAACGCATGAAAACGCACTTTTAGAAatatcatcagcagcatcaagAAAACTGTGTATTTCAAGCAAATCGAAGAGCTGCTGCAGAAACTTACAAATATGGAATACATTCTTGTCCAGGCGCAATTCAATCTACCTTGTTTGGAGGAAACCCTCGGTTTTTGTTCTGCAAAACTCACCGTTGCTAcgagaatgaaaaatcaagaaaatgaaaaattccatAATTTGCTCGATGATGCAAAGAACAGAAACAACGTTCTGTTTTGGCCAATCTTCAAGGTGATTCTGATAACGCAAGTAACTATGATTGAACAATACCTATTTGAACTCATTAAAAATAGTAATTTTCTTAAAAGAGAATCTACCCATCGCTAAGATAAGAGATCACCGCATTCaggtgaaaattcaattaaattgatAGAAAAGCGCTTCATCCCGTTTCGACAGGAACATCGCCACTGTCCAACAGAATTTCATCAGCGTTATGTTCTGTGTCGAGAGAAAAACGCCCACTATGATAGGGAAATGAACTTGAGTTTTGAGGCCTCGATAAGATTTACTGCagaactgaaaaaaaaaaaacaaagtgaaaATATGGCCTTGCAGCGAGATAAGGCTCCAACACGCGTCAAGTTTTTGGATGAACAGCACTTATCCGATAAGTATGAATGGGTACGACGTTTGATCCATCATTACAGGTAGGTTTTAAGATAGACGTATTCGAAGTGCACTTCTTCCAATAGAACCACGTCTAGGCTGGATTTCTATCTACATTAATGACGCAATGGTAGTTGCAGTGTCAGATTCTAACGACTTCCGTAAAATAGTGCCAGTGAGGCATCCGGCCAGTGAGGCTCAATGCAAGAAAATACACCTCCTGCGAATCACTTGTTCACATTAGTTACtcaaaaataatcataaaatcgTAGACGCAAAGAAGAGCACGTCGTCGAAAAGAACGACAACTACTCCTGGTTCGTAGCCATAGGGTGTAGCCCCCCACAGGCCGAGACAGTATCCCTTGTAGCgagaaaaaatattgtttagtAAAGAATAATTcctattgtaaaaaataacagCGAACTTCAATAAATTCGTAATTTAAAATTTGGAATTCCACATTCGTAATTCAATCAAAGATCAACGTTATGGTATTTTTCAAACCGGGACTGAGAGACTTAAAAAGCCGTTTGAAAATGATGATTACAAATATGCAATCGTTATTAAAGGCTGCCAAAAATACACTCGAGTACTGGTATTTCTTAAAGATGCTAAAATTGTAAACAACAATATTGAAACGCAACCAGTGAGCACTTTAGGACCAAATATACAAAATAACCATAGGCAAAACATTTCTACTAGATCTTACTGACAGTGTTATCGATCCATTTTAACGAGACTGTCGATGAAGACGAATGTTTCCTCTGTCACTGAGGTCAAGACATAGGTTGTGTCAAGACATAGGTAAAATGTGTATCGCGAGACGGAACTGTCGTAAAATAAAGGTCGACAGCTCAAATGTTTTGGCATTTGACACAATATATTTTTCGCAAtaaattttttgttacaatGGCAAAGAATAGATACCAGATTTTTTGCGAGTGGCTTCACCAATAATGTGATCAATATCGTACGCGGTTGCGGTACTATGCATTCCATGAATATATATAGCTTCCTTTCCGATATTACCTTAGATTGGATAAAAACTGACCCAAAAGATATGCGGATAAAAGATATGACTAACTAAAAAGCGCTGTATTATTTCGAGtataattgataaaaaatcataattcatAAAATTAGTTTGAAGTTCAATACAAAAcgaaatgtttttagtacatgcacCCGAAATTTCACAACTTTATAATTCTAAAAtctcaataaaataaaacaaatatctcAATCAAATTTAAACTTATATATATTTAGCGATATTATATGACTTTGTAATGGATAGACAACAAAATGTTGATAATATTATTTGAATGATTTAATATATCTCAATAAAATAACTGAAAATACGCCTTTCACGAATACATCACTTGAACAGttagtgtatttttttatttttaggttTTGCATATCAACACACAGCTTTTACAAACCGTTCAATATTAACTCCCAATATGTGATGGTCTAGCGTTCTGCTTAAAATCGTAAAGATCGGAATGATTGAGGATTTTCCTCAATGAGTGACCTAcattataaaattttatcatatgCCTTGTATTGTGTTCAAAACCACTTCGAACCGTATTTGTTTATCGTTTTGAATACAAAATGGATAACCGCAAATAATAATCTAATCGTGTATCACCACAACGAAAATCTTCTAGCATTACTTGAATTGTGACGTGCTAATGCGCAAACCTATCACGTCCTTACCAACTTCGGCTACTTGGCAAACGACACACGTCACACCTTTGTACGGAGGCTGGTATGAAGCAGAGCATAAGGAGCATTTTTCTTCTGATTTTCCACGGTAAATCGGTTTATATGTAACTGCACAGAGTGTGAAAGGATTGTGCTCGTCGTATAACAATGAATGCTCGTcggtttcattcatttcacaCGCTTGTAATATTTTTCGAGCCTGCTGTGCAACTTCAGGTCGTGGTCCAAGCTCCAGCAAACGTCGAGCAAATGATGCCGCCGTTTTGTAATTCTTTAGCTTAAAGAAAAGATTCAGGGCCGTGCGAAGAGTTAAAATTTGATGGACTGGCTGTAAATTTACGTGGGTAAAATATGCAGCCAGTTCACATATACGCTTTTGCTCCTCTAAAGTATTCTTTGGAAGTGTTTTTCGAACTGTTTCCATCTGTAGCCCTACAACGTACTCCCGGCATATAGTTAAAAGCTGTTGAGCTTCAGCGATTTCTTGTCTCGTTTCCACGACCAACAGGGGTATGCAGAGTATGATGTTTTGGAGTTTCTCGATTGCTTCCACAAATTTGCCAGTCGTTGTTAATTGGTAGCAAGATTGCAAATTTTGAACAAGATCGTTCAGCTTGAAGGCAAGTGTAGGATGACAATTTTTAGGATTCACTTCCTTCCAATTACGGTTGGGATGAGCAGAAAGCGAAGAAACATGGGGAAAGCTGCTATATGATGTTTTTGACGCTATGTACGATTCCATAAAAAGGACCTTGTACGGCACAAAATTTACTACACCAACCTGATCGTTGAGTAAACGGCAAGCCGAATCGTAGGACCCCGCACGTACGTGATCAGCTGCCAGCTGCGAATTGAGTGTCCAAAAATGAGAGAGGGGATGTCCTTTTGGAGGAGCAGAGAAGAAGTTTTTGTTTCCGGTGGCATTTGAAGATGAAATTTTGGAAATCAATTCTTCGGGCAATTCCAAATCGTCGTCGCCCACATCCCATCCAGCTCCCTCGCCTGCTTCACCCGTCTTAACCTCATTTTCCTCCTTCGCGTCCTCATACCGATCACCATCTTgtaaatcatcatcaacgccCCATCCATCCTCTTCTTCAGCAGCTTCGGACACCATTTCGGTGGGAGCTAATGCCTGATGTACCGTGGTAGCCCCGCGAGACATCATGGTTCCTTCGAAAAATCCTTTGGAAACGGTCAGCAAAGGCCAATTACTTTCAGCCTGTTGGATTGGAACCGGCGGTCGGAGAAACTTCGCATCTTCGCTTACTTGTGGTAAGTCTTTGCCTTCCGCGGAAAATTCCTCCGCCATTTGGTCTGCTTCCTCCACAAGGCCATGTGTCTTGGCGGTCAAATATGCCAAAGAGGTTTGcttacaatttttcaatatgGAAACACGTTCCCTAACATCACCAAGCAGCAAAGCACCTTGATACTGTGCAGAGACGTCCTTGCGAATTTCAGCAATcttgttcattttcttcaatttatcTAAATTACCAGTTATCAGATACAGGAACGAAAGTTTATCGAAATTCTTCGTACGCTGATAACACATCTCTACCACCTGATGGTTTCCTTGCATTAGCGCACTCTGAGCCAGCCGCTCCCAGCACTGTTTGTCGTCCATTGCTCTTGCTGCTTCCAATGCCACCTCTATGTTTCCGCACTCTAACGCTAATCCGAAACGCGTTTTCTCGTCCTTTACGAAATGCAATGCCACCTCAGGGTAACCTTTCTGCTGCAAATATGCAATAATACTCTGACCCACCAGTCGAGCATTGCGCACCATGTGTAGTACCTCCTCGTACTTTCGGTTGATCAATGCAAGCTTAAACTTGTACTCGGTGGTATCGATCGTTAGCAAACGCGTACGGCATTCGCGATCCAGACAAAACACTTGGCTATTTTTCACGCGTGTAATATAGATTGGAAGATCAAGCGTACGGATTATGCCATGGTCACCATTTATGATCGCGTATTTTATGTGGTTTGAAGTAGTGTATATGAACACACCCGATTCATCCCATGCGCCCGATTTGATCCTTGCGCTTTCATGAATGGAGCAGAGTAAATCTAAACGTCTGTTGCAAATGTTTAGCGTGTGCTTTGCCAACAGCGCCACATGGCTCATATCAGTAGACCACACGACATACTTGCACTTGGCAATTTTCACCTGAGCCAATGAGCGTAGTTGCTGCACATCGAACAGGGTTACATGTTCGGGTTCACGCAAAAGTAACATGCCGGTGCCAGCGTAGAATATCTCATCACAAACTGGTGTTTGAATCTTCTTAGTTACTTCGTTTTTGAAATTCTTTATTACCAGTTGATTGGCACGATCTAGCACGGCGAATCGATTACGTGCTACCCAAACAGCTGTTACACCAGAAGACCGTTTGCTATCCGTCTCTTTGTTTTGCGAACCGCTATCCTTCTGTGGAATACTATACAGGTCGTATGTACTATTTTCCAGATTAGACGTCCGAGTGCACAGCAGCACAGCATTTAGTGCAGGATTGTACGACATACTGTAGACGGGGGTTTTACCTCCACCTCGAATCGTCATCACAACAGAATCGGTGTTTGTGTTGAAATCGAGCTCTCGAAGAAAACGTTCTTTAACATAGTACAAACAATTTCCGTACACCGCGTATGCCGGACGTTCACGCTCGAGCTTGAACACTATCGTTCCCGAATCATGGCCTGCCGCgaacaaattcaaatttggaTGCGCTGCCAAAATCCAGAAACGCTCATTTTCACGACGGAATGTATGAATGCACTGTCGTTTAGTCATATCCCAGACACGAATGCTGCGATCTTCACTGTTTGATATGATCAAGTCAGCCCTGGGATGGAACAAAACGCAAGATACGTTGTAGTAGTGTCCGCGGCATGTATCTACCTCCCAGGCTTTGTACTCGTTCATGCGCCATAGTTTTACTTGTCGATCATCGGCACCTGACACAATCAACGGTAACGAAGGGTGGAAACTGGCCCAGTTAACTCCACGGTCGTGTCCTTCTAATACATGCTTCACTACGGCGTCGGCTTGGCCAAAAAGATCCGTTGCACCTGGATTTTTCAGATGGTCGTCTAGTCCTGTCGGACCGGGAGCTACGTTTTTCTTACGCAGGCCGGAAATGTCCCAGATGCGAACGGTTTGATCTAACGATGCCGATACAATAATGTCCTCATCACTTGGATGGAACTGAGCGCACATTACGTAGTGGTTGTGACCGGTTAGCACACAAATGCATGACCGAGACTGCCAATTCCAGATACGAATGGTTTGATCATCCGATGCACTCAAAATCCAAGGGTACTCGTGATGAAACACGGTAGTCCGTACGTAATCTAAGTGTCCCAACAGCGTAAAAATACAACGACGCTGTTTGTAGTTCCAAACCTTGATCTTAAAATCATCGCCGCCGGAAACGAAGAGAGGCTGCTGGTTATGAAAAGCAATTCCGCGTACTGGACCATCATGCTCGTCGAACTTTTCAATCAGTGTGCTTATGCGATAATCCCACAGTTGAATAACGCCGCTATGTAAACTGTAAATATCAAACCAATAATGCTTTATGTTATAGTATCTGCTTACTTTGCTAGTTATGAGACATACCTAGCTAGAATCCATGGACGTTTTGGGTGGAAAGAGAGACCTTTTACACGGGCCGATTTAGTTTCAAAGTTGGTCAACATTTTGTCTCCTTGCTAATAATATAATGTTGACGCCGCTGCACTGTTTCTACTTCCTATGTAGCTATTTTTGCTCAACCACACGCACTTCTCACACTTCAGCCAGAATATCGAATACGGTGGAGCTTAGTTTTTATCAATAAATTTCTCcagcaaaataaatgacaCGTCAAAGAAATTCTGTCAATCAATAGAAACGAACTAAGGTAAACAGAACATAGATATGctgaatttatttatcactCAAGCTTCGTATTgtatcttttctttctctgttCAGACGGTGATTCtataatttttcaaacgaTGTTGACTACAGTTTTAGAAATTGATGACGGCATTATATACTAATCGTTTGAGTATTTTATGGATTCTAGTTGTAGCAATGAGGAATCatgttcatttaaaaaaatttaaaactaatTTTACCTAcagagtatgaaaaaaatcttgaattttcaaaaatttgttGATGACTATTTCCAGTAATATGAAATATTATTCTTTTATATTAAATTCACAATCCCAAAACATACAACTTCCAACAAAAATGACCTCATCTTCGATAAAATTACAAACTAGAATATTTTCTTGAAAAGCTGTCATTTTTGTCAACGGAAGTTCAGTACTTGTCAGCTCGCGCTGTCACGCGTTCTTTTTCCGGCATCTCAACTAGTGTAAGGGACACACTTGATTTTGCTGCGAATTTAAACAATGTCTAAGAGAGGTAATTTGTTGTTCCGGGCCTCCTATGATTTTTCCGAAACTGCCGCAGTTTAGAGCAGCTTCTTGTAATGTACCGAGAATAGTGAAATCAACGTTCAATTCATGCCACCAGTGCATGTTTTGTCTTGGCAGTTGTTTGCTGCTACTACTGACAAGCATTGTTGGTTGATCTATCGCATTGTTGTGGCCGTCGAAATTAGTGGGAATGTAGTACGTATTTTGTACTGATTCAACAAATTCGTTTTGCAGGACGTGGAGGATCCGCGGGAGGAAAATTCCGCATCTCACTCGGTCTGCCTGTTGGCGCCGTCATCAACTGCGCCGATAATACGGGTGCTAAGAACCTGTATGTCATCGCTGTCCATGGAATTCGTGGTCGGTTGAACCGTTTGCCAGCGGCTGGTGTCGGTGATATGTTCGTTGCCACGGTCAAGAAGGGAAAGCCTGAATTGCGAAAAAAGGTATGTTGTTGATGTGGAACGACTCTATTTCGGTGATATGCCCTGTGTTATTGAAATTGTAATAGTATCTACATAAAGCTAATGACGATCTTCGTTTTTCTGTAGGTTATGCCGGCAGTCGTGATTCGGCAGCGTAAACCATTCCGCAGGCGAGATGGTGTATTTCTTTACTTTGAGGACAATGCCGGAGTGATAGTAAACAATAAGGGTGAAATGAAAGGCTCCGCTATCACTGGTCCTGTAGCAAAGGAATGTGCAGATTTGTGGCCTCGTATCGCTTCCAACGCCGGTTCGATAGCTTAGGCAAGCTAAGTGGTGAATAAATTCGCTAAACAAAATCAGCGTGAAGAGTGCCGAATAGTTTGTTTCTATGCGTCGATCGAACATCAAAAGATGCCCGGTGATTGAAGTACCACCCATTCATGAACCGCAAAagcaaatataaaacagaTTGGTTCTCAACCCAGTTTGctgcgtgtttatttttattgggtgtgtagaaaaaataaacatgtttgaatcgtgggtggaaatgagATAATGGACGGTAAGGATGAAACCGAAATGATGGAGTTGACATAGCTATTTCAGGTAGTTCGTGCTGCTTTGTGTTGAACTATAAACgtgattcattcattcttgTGGAGAGTTTGtataaagaaaattaaactcAATATCTGGATTTAAACGGATGTTCCATCAAACGGATACACTACATACCAAATCTCCCCAAAACCGGCTCATTGTATTCGGAGTTGAatgttgttaatttttattgtcCGTCGGAGGCGTTTGGAATTAAAATCGAATTTTAAAGAAGTTTGACTTTTTTTAGCTAGCCTGCTCAATTAAAAAGAATGGCCTTGCTATTCATGCTTAACATAGTCTACGTTAATTTGAATAgtaaatatgatttttttcattttatactTGTATGCTCACACATGCTATCATATATGTTTCATAGAATATAGTGCTAACACTAATATTTGAATGGAGATAGAAAATTAATGATCGAAAGCGCCAGATCATCAGTCAgtatttcatttgtttcatagAATCAATCGGGTTACAATTCTAATAGATAAATGCGATTAACATTCTGCtttcatttttgtgttttgctatTGAGTATCAacgtttttggtttttaaattaaatacagTTCATCATTGCAATGCGGTAATTAAGTACATCACtgtatttttcttcctgtttcATATAATAAAATCAGCTGTCAAGCGATGGCACCATTCAAAACAAACTAATGTTGGAGTGCCGGGTATTTAGGACATATGACCTATTCGGTTCTGCCAGTCCTGTAAATAACTAAATTTACTACAGGAGGGCCTAAAAACTGTACTCTTGTATCATACCGCAATCAAACATTGACATATATAATACTATAATCGATCGAAAGCATATAGTGAAACTGTTATTTGGCACAATTGCTACCTTGCATTTAGGGTTTTATTGCATGAAACCTCTTTTGATACCCGATCGAAAAGTGAACCCGACTGTCCCATCCAGAGACCAAAATTAGTTCATAACATATTTCTGCGTTATCAAAGCTACGATATAAAACTAAACAATacatggtttttttgtgttttttattgaaaatacAATTCGAAACCAACTCCATTGCctgcattattattattatattcaCCTTTTATTTTGGTGTAGAAAATTGATTCCGGGTGGGAGTTCGAATCACAGCAACTCAGCTGGAAATCAAACTCCCACCCTGAAATTTTCGAACTGTATTCCCTCGAAACCCAAAGTTAAGTTGTATTCATAACGATATGATTGAAACAGCAAGCGTAGCGCTATATACAACTCTTTTAGTTTCGTAGGTGAATCCTCTATGTTTCCATCGCTACAACTGGAATCGGATCCGCTGGTACGTTTGGGGGttgatcatcaccatcgtcacGGGGTGGTTGAGTGCCGGAAgatgcttctgctgctgcaccaCCACGGCGCACGATGTTGCTTAGATACTTATCGTTCTCTTGCTCTTCCAGGACATGGAAATTTTCTCCCTTGCCAACGATAGCAAtcgaaatatttttattgttaagTTCGACTTCGTTCGGCAACGTGTCCTGCAGGGCCTGAACCCCGTGGCGGATGAGCTCGTCCTTCGTGCAATCCCCGAAGGTATTCAAATGCTTCTCCAGATACGTACGAGCGCTCTGGGAGCGCGATCCAATCGACATAGCTTTACAGTCGAAGAAATTGGCACTGGGACACGTTTGGTAAATATGCGGTCCCTGATCATCGTAACCAATCACCAGTAACCCAACACCGTATGGGCGACGATCATAGCGCTGCGTACATACTTGCATCTTGTTGCCTAGGTTACTGATCAAACGACCTACCGGGTAATACGCATCGTACGCATATTTGTAATTCAGGCATTCCTGTCGCAGATAACGGC encodes:
- the LOC128723000 gene encoding coatomer subunit alpha; translated protein: MLTNFETKSARVKGLSFHPKRPWILASLHSGVIQLWDYRISTLIEKFDEHDGPVRGIAFHNQQPLFVSGGDDFKIKVWNYKQRRCIFTLLGHLDYVRTTVFHHEYPWILSASDDQTIRIWNWQSRSCICVLTGHNHYVMCAQFHPSDEDIIVSASLDQTVRIWDISGLRKKNVAPGPTGLDDHLKNPGATDLFGQADAVVKHVLEGHDRGVNWASFHPSLPLIVSGADDRQVKLWRMNEYKAWEVDTCRGHYYNVSCVLFHPRADLIISNSEDRSIRVWDMTKRQCIHTFRRENERFWILAAHPNLNLFAAGHDSGTIVFKLERERPAYAVYGNCLYYVKERFLRELDFNTNTDSVVMTIRGGGKTPVYSMSYNPALNAVLLCTRTSNLENSTYDLYSIPQKDSGSQNKETDSKRSSGVTAVWVARNRFAVLDRANQLVIKNFKNEVTKKIQTPVCDEIFYAGTGMLLLREPEHVTLFDVQQLRSLAQVKIAKCKYVVWSTDMSHVALLAKHTLNICNRRLDLLCSIHESARIKSGAWDESGVFIYTTSNHIKYAIINGDHGIIRTLDLPIYITRVKNSQVFCLDRECRTRLLTIDTTEYKFKLALINRKYEEVLHMVRNARLVGQSIIAYLQQKGYPEVALHFVKDEKTRFGLALECGNIEVALEAARAMDDKQCWERLAQSALMQGNHQVVEMCYQRTKNFDKLSFLYLITGNLDKLKKMNKIAEIRKDVSAQYQGALLLGDVRERVSILKNCKQTSLAYLTAKTHGLVEEADQMAEEFSAEGKDLPQVSEDAKFLRPPVPIQQAESNWPLLTVSKGFFEGTMMSRGATTVHQALAPTEMVSEAAEEEDGWGVDDDLQDGDRYEDAKEENEVKTGEAGEGAGWDVGDDDLELPEELISKISSSNATGNKNFFSAPPKGHPLSHFWTLNSQLAADHVRAGSYDSACRLLNDQVGVVNFVPYKVLFMESYIASKTSYSSFPHVSSLSAHPNRNWKEVNPKNCHPTLAFKLNDLVQNLQSCYQLTTTGKFVEAIEKLQNIILCIPLLVVETRQEIAEAQQLLTICREYVVGLQMETVRKTLPKNTLEEQKRICELAAYFTHVNLQPVHQILTLRTALNLFFKLKNYKTAASFARRLLELGPRPEVAQQARKILQACEMNETDEHSLLYDEHNPFTLCAVTYKPIYRGKSEEKCSLCSASYQPPYKGVTCVVCQVAEVGKDVIGLRISTSQFK
- the LOC128723008 gene encoding proteasome subunit alpha type-1, whose product is MFRNQYDSDVTVWSPQGRLHQVEYAMEAVKLGSATVGLKNKDCAVLIALKRASSELSSHQKKIISIDDHLGLSFAGITADARILSRYLRQECLNYKYAYDAYYPVGRLISNLGNKMQVCTQRYDRRPYGVGLLVIGYDDQGPHIYQTCPSANFFDCKAMSIGSRSQSARTYLEKHLNTFGDCTKDELIRHGVQALQDTLPNEVELNNKNISIAIVGKGENFHVLEEQENDKYLSNIVRRGGAAAEASSGTQPPRDDGDDQPPNVPADPIPVVAMET
- the LOC128723011 gene encoding 60S ribosomal protein L23, with product MSKRGRGGSAGGKFRISLGLPVGAVINCADNTGAKNLYVIAVHGIRGRLNRLPAAGVGDMFVATVKKGKPELRKKVMPAVVIRQRKPFRRRDGVFLYFEDNAGVIVNNKGEMKGSAITGPVAKECADLWPRIASNAGSIA